One segment of Bacteroidota bacterium DNA contains the following:
- a CDS encoding YceI family protein: MKRILLLLFLILPYIIQAQHLFNSVSGEVSFFSKAPLEDIYALNKEGKSIINSKTNEIVVVFGIRAFKFEKALMEEHFNENYMESDKYKTAIFKGSIIEAIDYSKNGSYKVTAIGELEVHGVKQKRTLEGTLDIKNNALTLNTKFGIDLKDHKIKIPKAVVKNIAESVEVTAVFNYEPK, from the coding sequence ATGAAAAGAATCCTACTCCTTCTATTCTTGATTTTGCCATACATTATTCAGGCACAGCATCTTTTTAACTCTGTTTCAGGAGAAGTTTCTTTTTTTTCAAAAGCGCCACTTGAAGATATTTATGCCTTAAATAAAGAGGGAAAATCAATTATAAATTCCAAAACAAATGAAATTGTAGTTGTGTTTGGAATACGAGCATTTAAATTTGAAAAGGCACTTATGGAAGAGCATTTCAATGAAAACTACATGGAAAGCGACAAATATAAAACTGCAATTTTCAAAGGTAGCATTATTGAAGCAATTGATTATTCAAAAAACGGATCCTATAAAGTTACCGCAATTGGAGAGCTTGAAGTACACGGAGTAAAACAAAAAAGAACATTAGAGGGAACCCTGGATATAAAAAACAATGCACTTACACTGAACACCAAATTTGGGATTGATTTAAAAGATCATAAAATAAAGATCCCAAAAGCCGTTGTTAAAAACATTGCTGAATCCGTTGAAGTTACAGCTGTTTTTAATTATGAACCAAAATAG
- a CDS encoding T9SS type A sorting domain-containing protein, whose amino-acid sequence MKKNIQILLQAITLPMLCLILVFSAKATIHQVNVADFSFSPSSLPSVFVGDTVRWTWSGGSHTTTSTSVPTGASSWDNPMNSTNTSFDYKVTHVGTYNYQCSFHIASMAGSFTASEPLGVASTAKTAKDVSIYPNPFINSIHIDKKGSDYNEAIITDILGKKIISVNLNNKITIIDESNFPEIGSIPNGIYFVTLTNQNQNKNTIRIVKN is encoded by the coding sequence ATGAAAAAAAACATACAAATTCTTCTTCAAGCTATTACTTTACCTATGCTTTGCTTAATTCTGGTTTTTTCAGCAAAAGCAACAATTCATCAGGTTAATGTAGCCGATTTTTCGTTTTCGCCCTCTTCATTACCTAGTGTTTTTGTTGGGGATACCGTAAGATGGACCTGGTCAGGTGGGTCTCATACTACAACTTCCACTTCCGTGCCAACTGGAGCAAGCTCCTGGGATAATCCAATGAATTCAACCAACACCAGCTTTGATTATAAAGTTACCCATGTGGGAACCTATAATTATCAGTGTTCCTTTCATATTGCTAGTATGGCGGGATCATTTACTGCAAGTGAACCATTAGGGGTAGCATCTACAGCTAAAACAGCTAAAGATGTTTCCATTTATCCTAACCCTTTTATTAATTCTATTCACATAGACAAAAAAGGAAGTGATTACAATGAGGCCATTATTACAGATATATTGGGAAAAAAAATCATCTCAGTTAATTTAAACAACAAAATCACCATAATTGACGAAAGTAATTTTCCTGAAATAGGTTCAATTCCTAATGGAATTTATTTTGTTACACTTACTAATCAAAATCAGAATAAAAACACAATTCGTATTGTAAAAAATTAA
- a CDS encoding acyl-CoA dehydrogenase family protein, translating to MATDRFQAPDYFQMDELLTDEHKLVRDTVRAWVKKEVSPIIEEACQKAEFPRQLIKGLAEVGAFGPYIPQEYGGAGLDQISYGLIMQELERGDSGIRSTASVQSSLVMYPIYTFGTEEQKRKFLPKLAAGEMLGCFGLTEPDHGSNPSGMISNIKDKGDYYLLNGAKMWISNAPYADIAVVWAKDEQGAIRGMIVERGMNGFTTPETHGKWSLRASATGELVFDNVKIPKENIFPDVKGLKGPLSCLNSARYGIAWGGIGAAMDCYDSALRYSKERIQFGKPIGGFQLTQKKLAEMITEITKAQLLTWRLGVLKNEHRATPAQISMAKRNNVNMALEIARQARQIHGGMGITGEFPIMRHMMNLESVITYEGTHDIHLLITGMDVTGISAFE from the coding sequence ATGGCCACAGATAGATTTCAAGCTCCTGATTATTTCCAAATGGATGAGCTGCTTACAGATGAACATAAATTAGTACGTGATACAGTGCGTGCATGGGTTAAAAAAGAGGTATCTCCAATTATAGAGGAAGCTTGCCAGAAAGCTGAATTCCCAAGGCAATTAATCAAAGGGCTGGCTGAGGTAGGTGCTTTTGGCCCTTATATTCCCCAAGAATATGGTGGAGCTGGTTTGGATCAAATATCCTATGGATTAATTATGCAGGAACTCGAAAGAGGAGATTCTGGAATCAGATCAACAGCCTCTGTTCAAAGTTCACTGGTAATGTATCCCATTTATACTTTTGGAACAGAAGAACAAAAAAGAAAATTTCTTCCAAAACTTGCAGCAGGTGAAATGTTGGGTTGTTTTGGATTAACAGAGCCTGATCATGGTTCAAATCCTTCAGGAATGATCTCAAATATTAAAGACAAAGGGGATTATTATTTATTGAACGGGGCTAAAATGTGGATTTCAAACGCCCCTTATGCAGATATTGCAGTAGTTTGGGCTAAAGATGAGCAAGGTGCAATAAGGGGAATGATTGTGGAAAGAGGAATGAATGGATTCACAACACCGGAAACTCATGGAAAATGGTCTTTAAGAGCGAGTGCTACAGGAGAACTTGTTTTTGACAATGTTAAAATTCCAAAAGAAAATATTTTTCCTGATGTTAAGGGATTGAAAGGTCCTTTGAGTTGTCTTAACTCTGCCCGCTATGGTATTGCCTGGGGTGGAATAGGTGCAGCAATGGATTGTTATGATTCTGCATTAAGGTATTCAAAGGAAAGAATCCAATTCGGTAAACCCATTGGAGGTTTTCAGCTTACTCAAAAAAAACTGGCTGAAATGATTACAGAAATCACAAAGGCTCAATTGCTAACCTGGAGACTGGGTGTACTCAAAAATGAACACCGTGCCACACCTGCTCAAATTTCAATGGCAAAACGCAACAATGTTAATATGGCATTAGAAATTGCGCGTCAAGCAAGGCAAATACATGGTGGTATGGGCATAACCGGAGAATTTCCAATAATGCGTCATATGATGAACCTGGAATCGGTAATTACCTATGAGGGTACTCATGATATTCATTTACTCATTACAGGAATGGATGTTACCGGAATCAGCGCTTTTGAATAA